In Mauremys mutica isolate MM-2020 ecotype Southern chromosome 16, ASM2049712v1, whole genome shotgun sequence, one DNA window encodes the following:
- the YWHAH gene encoding 14-3-3 protein eta isoform X1, whose product MGDREQLLQRARLAEQAERYDDMASAMKAMFLWHQEGITGGGLTHQPGELSFKDRVIAASRNINTHSTRSLKVTELNEPLSNEDRNLLSVAYKNVVGARRSSWRVISSIEQKTMADGNEKKLEKVKAYREKIEKELETVCNDVLALLDKFLIKNCNDFQYESKVFYLKMKGDYYRYLAEVAAGEKKNSVVEASEAAYKEAFEISKEHMQPTHPIRLGLALNFSVFYYEIQNAPEQACLLAKQAFDDAIAELDTLNEDSYKDSTLIMQLLRDNLTLWTSDQQDEEAGEGNN is encoded by the exons ATGGGGGAccgagagcagctgctgcagcgaGCCCGCCTGGCCGAGCAGGCGGAAAGATACGACGACATGGCCTCAGCCATGAAGGCG ATGTTTCTATGGCATCAAGAAGGCATAACTGGAGGAGGCCTTACCCACCAACCTGGGGAGCTTTCATTCAAAGATCGTGTAATAGCTGCATCCAGGAACATAAACACTCACAGCACAAGATCCCTCAAG GTGACTGAGCTGAATGAGCCCCTCTCCAATGAAGATAGAAACCTGCTGTCTGTAGCCTACAAGAATGTTGTTGGGGCTAGACGATCTTCCTGGCGAGTCATCAGCAGCATAGAGCAGAAAACTATGGCGGATGGGAATGAGAAGAAGCTGGAAAAAGTTAAAGCATACAGGGAGAAGATCGAAAAGGAGTTGGAGACTGTCTGCAATGATGTTTTGGCCCTCTTAGATAAGTTCTTGATCAAGAACTGCAATGACTTCCAGTATGAGAGCAAGGTCTTTTATCTGAAAATGAAAGGAGATTACTACCGCTATTTGGCAGAAGTTGCTGCTGGTGAGAAGAAGAACAGTGTTGTGGAAGCTTCAGAGGCTGCCTATAAAGAGgcttttgaaatcagcaaagagCACATGCAGCCCACTCACCCGATAAGGCTTGGGTTGGCACTCAACTTCTCAGTGTTCTACTATGAAATCCAGAATGCACCTGAGCAGGCCTGCCTTTTAGCCAAACAAGCCTTTGATGATGCCATAGCTGAGCTGGACACACTAAATGAGGATTCCTACAAGGACTCCACACTTATCATGCAGTTACTTCGAGACAACCTCACTCTCTGGACAAGTGACCAGCAGGATGAGGAAGCAGGAGAGGGCAATAACTAA
- the YWHAH gene encoding 14-3-3 protein eta isoform X2, with product MGDREQLLQRARLAEQAERYDDMASAMKAVTELNEPLSNEDRNLLSVAYKNVVGARRSSWRVISSIEQKTMADGNEKKLEKVKAYREKIEKELETVCNDVLALLDKFLIKNCNDFQYESKVFYLKMKGDYYRYLAEVAAGEKKNSVVEASEAAYKEAFEISKEHMQPTHPIRLGLALNFSVFYYEIQNAPEQACLLAKQAFDDAIAELDTLNEDSYKDSTLIMQLLRDNLTLWTSDQQDEEAGEGNN from the exons ATGGGGGAccgagagcagctgctgcagcgaGCCCGCCTGGCCGAGCAGGCGGAAAGATACGACGACATGGCCTCAGCCATGAAGGCG GTGACTGAGCTGAATGAGCCCCTCTCCAATGAAGATAGAAACCTGCTGTCTGTAGCCTACAAGAATGTTGTTGGGGCTAGACGATCTTCCTGGCGAGTCATCAGCAGCATAGAGCAGAAAACTATGGCGGATGGGAATGAGAAGAAGCTGGAAAAAGTTAAAGCATACAGGGAGAAGATCGAAAAGGAGTTGGAGACTGTCTGCAATGATGTTTTGGCCCTCTTAGATAAGTTCTTGATCAAGAACTGCAATGACTTCCAGTATGAGAGCAAGGTCTTTTATCTGAAAATGAAAGGAGATTACTACCGCTATTTGGCAGAAGTTGCTGCTGGTGAGAAGAAGAACAGTGTTGTGGAAGCTTCAGAGGCTGCCTATAAAGAGgcttttgaaatcagcaaagagCACATGCAGCCCACTCACCCGATAAGGCTTGGGTTGGCACTCAACTTCTCAGTGTTCTACTATGAAATCCAGAATGCACCTGAGCAGGCCTGCCTTTTAGCCAAACAAGCCTTTGATGATGCCATAGCTGAGCTGGACACACTAAATGAGGATTCCTACAAGGACTCCACACTTATCATGCAGTTACTTCGAGACAACCTCACTCTCTGGACAAGTGACCAGCAGGATGAGGAAGCAGGAGAGGGCAATAACTAA